The following proteins are co-located in the Pseudomonas cavernae genome:
- a CDS encoding glycosyltransferase, producing MMKKCCVLIPYYNAGESLLHSIESIDHEFVRPDVIVVDDGSLKTKAAEVIKHYNGPLTIKLVELEQNQGIEHALNKGLDTYGRDYEFIARLDCGDLCKSDRIRKQIQFLEKENSYYFVGSWVDFIGISGKHLFTLQQPCDFDEIKKKMFLNATFTHPSVTFRSAVLDSIGTYPTDAPAAEDYAYFFKIIKKHKASNIQESLVSCLIDPNGISTIKRRSQIRSRISIIIKNFDYTPHAFYGLVRSAILLHTPRSLSILLNKYLKQGMRKTSEF from the coding sequence ATGATGAAAAAATGCTGTGTGCTAATTCCATACTACAATGCTGGCGAATCCTTGCTTCATTCGATCGAATCAATCGACCATGAATTTGTCCGCCCTGATGTGATTGTGGTCGACGATGGAAGCCTAAAAACAAAAGCCGCAGAGGTCATTAAGCACTATAACGGCCCACTCACTATAAAGCTGGTCGAACTGGAGCAGAATCAAGGAATTGAACATGCCCTAAATAAAGGGCTGGACACTTATGGGCGTGACTATGAGTTTATCGCCCGCCTTGACTGCGGCGACCTATGCAAGAGCGATAGAATCAGAAAGCAAATCCAGTTTCTTGAAAAAGAAAACTCCTATTATTTTGTGGGGAGCTGGGTTGATTTCATAGGGATTAGTGGAAAACATCTCTTTACATTACAGCAACCGTGCGATTTCGATGAAATCAAGAAAAAAATGTTCCTAAATGCAACCTTCACGCATCCATCTGTGACTTTTCGAAGCGCAGTACTTGACTCAATCGGAACATACCCAACTGACGCCCCGGCAGCTGAGGATTACGCTTACTTCTTCAAAATCATAAAAAAACATAAAGCATCAAACATACAAGAAAGCCTTGTCAGCTGCCTTATAGACCCTAATGGAATATCTACTATAAAGAGGAGATCGCAAATAAGAAGCAGGATATCAATAATTATAAAAAACTTCGACTACACCCCTCACGCTTTTTATGGATTAGTCAGATCCGCAATCTTACTGCACACTCCAAGGAGTCTTTCAATCCTCCTAAATAAATATCTTAAGCAAGGCATGAGAAAGACTTCCGAATTCTGA
- a CDS encoding glycosyltransferase yields the protein MMKVVHVIEAWKGGIASYVEALVKYQLAKGYTVFLLADSNQLDTDARDLGAEVINYKSSRSPLAFIRIAKEISEKIEIISPDIVHCHSTFPGIYVRLLKNSNKVIYTPHAWSFFKKDVGWLARFTYKRIEYFMSKRCKKIICMSLEEMKAARSIGISPERLSLVYTGIPGLSQGIAATKKNESCSGDGPLKVGFFGRFDYQKGFDLLEKVVPLLANNVEIHLFGGAVRGDNKRIDSHFFLHGWIDHSKIHDCMSSMDVILIPSRWEGFALTPLEAMRAGRSIIISNLSSLPEVVIHGFNGIILPDYSAEQLAMVLNSLDKTECFRMGENGRKIYEQTFRFDDFAEKVSAVYLS from the coding sequence ATGATGAAAGTCGTACATGTTATTGAGGCATGGAAAGGTGGCATCGCAAGCTACGTGGAAGCTCTAGTAAAATATCAATTAGCCAAGGGGTATACTGTATTCTTATTGGCAGACAGTAATCAGTTAGATACTGACGCTAGGGATCTTGGCGCGGAGGTTATTAATTATAAATCATCTAGAAGCCCCCTGGCCTTTATTCGTATTGCAAAAGAAATCTCCGAAAAAATAGAAATAATTTCACCTGATATAGTTCATTGCCATAGCACTTTTCCAGGTATATATGTACGACTCTTAAAAAATTCGAACAAGGTAATTTATACGCCGCATGCTTGGAGTTTCTTCAAGAAAGATGTAGGTTGGTTAGCCCGTTTTACTTACAAGCGCATTGAATACTTCATGAGCAAGCGGTGTAAAAAAATAATCTGCATGTCCCTTGAGGAAATGAAAGCGGCGCGTTCGATTGGCATATCGCCCGAACGACTTTCTTTGGTTTACACAGGTATTCCCGGTCTGTCTCAGGGAATTGCCGCAACGAAGAAAAATGAATCATGTAGTGGTGATGGGCCACTCAAAGTCGGCTTCTTCGGCCGATTTGACTATCAAAAGGGCTTTGATTTGCTCGAGAAGGTCGTCCCATTACTGGCTAACAATGTGGAAATTCACTTGTTCGGTGGGGCGGTAAGGGGGGACAACAAGAGAATTGATAGCCATTTTTTTCTTCATGGATGGATTGATCATTCGAAAATCCATGATTGCATGTCATCCATGGACGTTATCCTTATTCCGTCCAGGTGGGAAGGTTTTGCCTTGACCCCTCTGGAAGCAATGCGGGCGGGACGGTCAATAATAATATCCAATCTTTCATCGCTGCCTGAGGTGGTAATCCATGGGTTCAATGGAATTATCCTGCCTGATTACTCTGCAGAGCAATTGGCCATGGTTTTGAACTCCTTGGACAAGACCGAATGTTTTCGGATGGGCGAAAATGGCCGGAAAATTTACGAGCAAACTTTCAGATTTGATGACTTTGCAGAGAAAGTTTCTGCTGTCTATTTGAGCTGA
- the galE gene encoding UDP-glucose 4-epimerase GalE produces MNKKILVTGGAGYIGSHTTLALLEAGFEVVVLDNLCNSSPESLRRVEQICGKAPVFIQGDIRDRELLDDLFSQHRIGAVLQFAGLKAVGESVQKPLDYYDNNVSGSVTLCQAMAQAGVFRLVFSSSATVYGEPAQMPIREDFPTGVPTNPYGRSKLMVEELLKDLAHSNPRWSIALLRYFNPVGAHQSGLIGEDPNGIPNNLLPYVSQVAIGKLAQLSVFGDDYPTPDGTGVRDYIHVLDLAAGHLKALQAISQKAGLNIWNLGTGTGYSVLEMIRAFELASGQAVPYQIVARRPGDIAECWADPAKAALELGWKAERGLEAMMADTWRWQSRNPRGYAQ; encoded by the coding sequence TTGAATAAAAAAATCCTCGTAACCGGCGGCGCCGGCTATATCGGTTCACACACCACCTTGGCCCTGCTCGAAGCCGGTTTCGAGGTGGTGGTGCTGGATAACCTCTGCAACAGCTCGCCGGAGTCGTTGCGCCGCGTCGAGCAGATTTGCGGCAAGGCGCCGGTGTTTATTCAGGGCGATATCCGCGACCGCGAGTTGCTCGATGATCTGTTCTCCCAGCACCGGATCGGCGCTGTGTTGCAATTCGCCGGTTTGAAGGCGGTGGGGGAGAGCGTGCAGAAGCCGCTCGACTATTACGACAACAATGTCAGCGGAAGTGTGACCCTGTGCCAGGCCATGGCCCAGGCCGGGGTGTTCCGCCTGGTATTCAGCTCGTCTGCAACCGTGTATGGCGAGCCGGCGCAGATGCCGATCCGCGAGGATTTCCCCACGGGTGTGCCGACCAATCCCTATGGCCGCTCCAAGCTGATGGTCGAGGAGCTGCTGAAGGATCTGGCGCACTCCAACCCGCGCTGGAGCATCGCCCTGCTGCGTTACTTCAACCCGGTGGGGGCGCACCAAAGCGGGTTGATCGGTGAGGACCCCAACGGTATTCCCAACAACCTGCTGCCCTATGTCAGCCAGGTGGCCATCGGCAAACTCGCGCAGCTTTCGGTATTCGGTGACGATTACCCGACCCCTGACGGCACGGGTGTGCGCGACTACATCCATGTGCTCGATCTGGCCGCTGGCCATCTGAAGGCGCTACAGGCGATCAGCCAGAAAGCTGGGTTGAATATCTGGAACCTGGGCACCGGTACCGGTTACAGCGTGCTGGAGATGATTCGCGCTTTCGAGCTTGCCAGCGGCCAGGCGGTGCCTTACCAGATCGTTGCCCGCCGCCCGGGGGACATCGCCGAATGCTGGGCGGACCCGGCCAAGGCTGCACTTGAACTGGGCTGGAAAGCCGAGCGAGGGCTTGAGGCGATGATGGCCGACACTTGGCGCTGGCAGTCGCGCAACCCGCGGGGTTATGCGCAGTAA
- a CDS encoding VanZ family protein codes for MQYLRVLPFLAVLVVILCTGLKPEPVAQVFDQQDKLHHLLGFAALFFTLRLAFPRPHFIWLMALSLAAALLIELGQGLLPHRTPSAVDMLANMLGVALGWLCSLALGWLHARGACQQGN; via the coding sequence ATGCAGTATCTGCGTGTTTTGCCCTTTCTTGCGGTGCTGGTGGTAATCCTGTGCACCGGTTTGAAGCCTGAGCCTGTGGCACAGGTGTTCGATCAGCAGGACAAGTTGCACCATCTGCTCGGCTTCGCAGCCCTCTTCTTTACCTTGCGCTTGGCTTTCCCCCGCCCGCATTTCATTTGGCTGATGGCCCTCAGCCTGGCGGCTGCGCTGTTGATCGAGCTAGGCCAGGGCTTGTTGCCCCATCGCACGCCCTCGGCGGTGGACATGCTGGCTAATATGCTGGGTGTCGCTTTGGGTTGGCTTTGTTCGCTGGCGCTTGGCTGGCTGCACGCTCGGGGCGCTTGTCAACAGGGCAATTGA
- a CDS encoding O-antigen ligase family protein, producing MGLFVCLMGVVGSLWAVGQLRGGAAQGSRNQALRVALPMLGLLLLTQAWVAVQWLAGLSLDNGSSFQYLMLGLAYCLLFFLVVSLFQTRKRLSLLLGTLVVSGTLQAFFGAFMTLSGVEWLLAGPKTSYLGDATGTFVNRNHLAGYLEMTLACGIGLLLALRDGRPFSWVNLLELLMGPKARLRLALVVMVIALVMTHSRMGNTAFFASLLLVGGLFVLLEKEHRLRNGLILASIILIDVLVISQYFGLEKLKDRVLNTRLNDVVVNGEVVQQANEVRDDVFGYAIPLLQERPLLGQGAGSFEAVFPQYPGEDIRIHFDHAHNDYLQFAIEFGLLGSLPLAVFILLALWHALRALWRRESVYRSGVGFGASMGIIALLIHSSTDFNLQIPANAATLVVLCAIAVLAGSHSNPRQRKTRSQQA from the coding sequence ATGGGGCTGTTCGTGTGCCTCATGGGGGTGGTCGGCAGCCTCTGGGCTGTTGGCCAACTGCGCGGCGGGGCTGCGCAAGGCAGTCGGAACCAGGCGCTGAGAGTCGCCCTGCCCATGCTCGGCCTGCTCCTGCTCACTCAGGCCTGGGTCGCGGTGCAATGGCTGGCCGGGCTGAGCCTGGATAACGGCTCGAGCTTCCAGTACCTGATGCTCGGCCTGGCCTACTGCCTGCTGTTTTTCCTGGTGGTCAGCCTGTTCCAGACCCGCAAGCGCCTCAGCCTGCTGCTCGGCACGCTGGTGGTCAGCGGTACCCTGCAGGCTTTCTTCGGCGCCTTCATGACCCTCTCCGGCGTGGAATGGCTGCTGGCCGGCCCCAAAACCAGCTACCTCGGCGATGCCACCGGCACCTTCGTCAACCGCAACCACCTGGCGGGCTACCTGGAAATGACCCTGGCCTGCGGCATCGGCCTACTGCTGGCCCTGCGTGATGGCCGCCCGTTCAGCTGGGTCAACCTGCTGGAACTGCTGATGGGCCCCAAGGCGCGCCTGCGCCTGGCGCTGGTGGTGATGGTCATCGCCCTGGTCATGACTCACTCGCGCATGGGCAACACCGCGTTCTTCGCCAGCCTGCTGCTGGTGGGCGGCCTGTTCGTCCTGCTGGAGAAGGAACACCGCCTGCGCAACGGTCTGATCCTCGCCAGCATCATCCTCATCGACGTATTGGTGATCAGCCAGTACTTCGGCCTGGAAAAGCTCAAAGACCGCGTGCTCAACACCCGCCTGAACGACGTGGTGGTCAATGGCGAAGTGGTCCAGCAGGCCAACGAAGTCCGCGATGACGTGTTCGGCTACGCCATCCCGCTGCTGCAGGAACGCCCACTGCTGGGGCAAGGCGCGGGCAGCTTCGAAGCGGTGTTCCCCCAGTACCCGGGCGAGGACATCCGCATTCATTTCGACCATGCGCACAACGACTACCTGCAGTTCGCCATCGAGTTCGGTCTGCTGGGCAGCCTGCCGCTGGCGGTCTTCATTCTGCTGGCCTTGTGGCATGCCCTCCGTGCGCTATGGCGGCGCGAATCGGTGTACCGCAGCGGGGTGGGTTTCGGCGCGAGCATGGGCATCATCGCCCTGCTGATCCACTCCAGCACCGACTTCAACCTGCAGATCCCGGCCAACGCCGCAACCCTGGTGGTGCTCTGCGCCATAGCCGTGCTCGCCGGCAGTCACAGCAACCCGCGCCAGCGCAAAACACGCAGCCAGCAGGCCTAA
- the ppa gene encoding inorganic diphosphatase, with the protein MSYSKIPAGKDLPNDIYVAIEIPANHAPIKYEIDKDSDCLFVDRFMATPMFYPANYGYIPNTLADDGDALDVLVVTPYPVAPGSVIRARPVGVLHMTDEAGGDAKLLAVPHDKLTVLYKDVQEYTDLPALLLEQIKHFFENYKDLEKGKWVKVEGWGNAEEARAEITKAVAAYQK; encoded by the coding sequence ATGAGCTACAGCAAGATCCCGGCCGGCAAAGACCTGCCGAACGACATCTACGTCGCCATCGAGATCCCGGCCAACCATGCGCCGATCAAATACGAAATCGACAAGGACAGCGACTGCCTGTTCGTCGACCGTTTCATGGCCACCCCGATGTTCTACCCGGCCAACTACGGCTACATCCCCAACACCCTGGCCGACGATGGCGATGCCCTCGACGTGCTGGTCGTGACCCCCTATCCGGTCGCCCCGGGCTCGGTGATCCGCGCGCGTCCGGTCGGCGTCCTGCACATGACCGACGAGGCTGGCGGCGACGCCAAGCTGCTCGCCGTGCCACACGACAAGCTCACCGTTCTGTACAAAGACGTGCAGGAGTACACCGACCTGCCGGCCCTGCTGCTCGAGCAGATCAAGCACTTCTTCGAGAACTACAAGGATCTCGAGAAGGGCAAGTGGGTCAAGGTTGAGGGCTGGGGCAACGCTGAAGAGGCCCGCGCCGAAATTACCAAGGCGGTTGCGGCTTACCAAAAATAA
- a CDS encoding zinc-dependent peptidase, translating into MGFLRSWRHRRILARYPLDPALWQQVRQSLPILDGLSAAEDQRLRQRAVLFLHGKRLTALPGVELQQPERLLLAAQAQLPLLHLADLDWYRGFHEIVLYPDDFVSPQRHRDASGVVHEWDAEHSGEAWQQGPVILAWPGVQASGTWDAYNLVIHELAHKLDMLNGDANGLPPLHSDMRVSDWAGAMQAAFDDLNARLDRNPDAETPIDPYAAENPAEFFAVTSEYFFSAPDLLHGAYPQVYVQLQAFYRQDPLTRLCQLQAEHPDYRG; encoded by the coding sequence ATGGGGTTCCTGCGCTCCTGGCGCCACCGTCGCATCCTCGCCCGCTATCCACTCGACCCCGCTTTGTGGCAGCAGGTGCGCCAGAGCCTGCCGATCCTCGATGGCCTCAGCGCGGCCGAAGACCAGCGCCTGCGCCAGCGCGCCGTGCTGTTCCTGCATGGCAAGCGCCTGACCGCGCTGCCCGGCGTCGAACTGCAGCAGCCCGAACGGCTGCTGCTCGCCGCCCAGGCGCAACTGCCGCTGCTGCACCTGGCCGACCTCGACTGGTATCGCGGCTTCCACGAGATCGTCCTGTACCCGGACGACTTCGTCAGCCCGCAGCGCCACCGCGACGCCAGCGGCGTGGTGCATGAGTGGGACGCCGAGCACAGCGGCGAGGCCTGGCAGCAAGGCCCGGTGATCCTCGCCTGGCCCGGCGTGCAGGCCAGCGGCACTTGGGACGCCTACAACCTGGTGATCCACGAGCTGGCGCACAAGCTGGACATGCTCAATGGCGACGCCAACGGCCTGCCGCCGCTGCACAGTGACATGCGCGTCAGCGACTGGGCCGGCGCCATGCAGGCCGCCTTCGACGACCTCAATGCCCGCCTCGACCGCAATCCCGACGCCGAAACGCCGATCGACCCCTACGCCGCGGAAAACCCGGCGGAGTTCTTCGCCGTCACCAGCGAATACTTCTTCAGCGCCCCGGACCTGCTGCACGGCGCCTACCCGCAGGTCTACGTCCAGCTCCAGGCGTTCTACCGCCAGGATCCGCTCACCCGCCTGTGCCAGCTGCAGGCCGAACACCCGGACTACCGCGGCTAG
- a CDS encoding DedA family protein: MDFNPIDLILHLDTYLNLLVVNYGTWIYAILFLVIFCETGLVVMPFLPGDSLLFIAGALCASGNMDPLLLGALLMLAAIAGDSTNYLIGRTAGERLFRNPQSKIFRRDYLQRTHEFYDRHGGKTVTLARFLPIVRTFAPFVAGVGKMPYPRFFAFSVLGTIAWVGGLVTLGYFFGNVPFIKQNLSLMVLVVIALSLLPMALSVLHHKLRRVPAGDIKQAS, translated from the coding sequence ATGGATTTCAACCCGATCGATCTAATCCTCCACCTCGACACTTATCTGAACCTGTTGGTCGTCAACTACGGCACGTGGATCTACGCCATCCTCTTCCTGGTGATCTTCTGCGAGACCGGCCTGGTGGTGATGCCCTTCCTGCCCGGCGATTCGCTGCTGTTCATCGCCGGCGCCCTGTGCGCCAGCGGCAACATGGACCCGCTCCTGCTCGGTGCCTTGCTGATGCTGGCGGCGATCGCCGGCGACAGCACCAACTACCTGATCGGCCGCACGGCCGGCGAGCGCCTGTTCCGCAACCCGCAGTCGAAGATCTTCCGCCGCGACTACCTGCAGCGCACCCACGAGTTCTACGACCGCCACGGCGGCAAGACCGTGACCCTGGCGCGCTTCCTGCCCATAGTGCGGACCTTCGCGCCGTTCGTCGCCGGCGTCGGCAAGATGCCCTACCCACGCTTTTTCGCCTTCAGCGTGCTCGGCACCATCGCCTGGGTCGGCGGCCTGGTGACCCTCGGCTACTTCTTCGGCAACGTGCCCTTCATCAAGCAGAACCTGTCGCTGATGGTGCTGGTGGTCATCGCCTTGTCGCTGCTGCCGATGGCCCTCAGCGTCCTCCACCACAAACTGCGCCGGGTGCCCGCCGGCGATATCAAACAGGCCAGCTGA
- a CDS encoding GNAT family N-acetyltransferase, which produces MRIIQASLEHLDLLTPLFVRYREFYGELAFPEASRRFLEKRLRRKESVVYLALADNDDKLLGFCQLYPSYSSLSLKRVWILNDIFVAEDARRQLVADRLLQTAKKMAKETNAVRMRVSTQIDNEVAHRVYESIGFHEDREFKNYILPINDN; this is translated from the coding sequence ATGCGCATTATCCAAGCCAGTCTGGAGCACCTGGACCTGCTGACTCCGCTGTTCGTCAGATACCGCGAGTTCTACGGCGAACTCGCCTTCCCCGAAGCCTCGCGGCGCTTTCTCGAGAAACGCCTGCGCCGCAAGGAGTCGGTGGTCTACCTGGCCCTGGCCGACAACGACGACAAGCTACTGGGTTTCTGCCAGCTGTATCCCAGCTACTCGTCGCTGTCGCTCAAGCGCGTGTGGATCCTCAACGACATCTTCGTCGCCGAGGACGCCCGGCGGCAGTTGGTCGCCGACCGCCTGCTGCAAACCGCGAAGAAGATGGCCAAGGAAACCAACGCCGTGCGCATGCGGGTGTCCACCCAGATCGACAACGAGGTGGCGCACCGGGTCTACGAGTCGATCGGTTTCCACGAGGATCGCGAATTCAAGAACTACATCCTGCCGATCAACGACAACTGA